In Spirochaeta thermophila DSM 6578, the following proteins share a genomic window:
- the murA gene encoding UDP-N-acetylglucosamine 1-carboxyvinyltransferase, producing MRYRIEGGFPLKGTILAKGNKNAALPCIAACLLTDEEVVLENVPDIQDVRVMLDIVQYLGVQVTRLRKDSYRLKTTDIVTSEIPQEKAKLIRASILFAGPLLARTGKAVLSPPGGDVIGRRRLDTHFLALSALGARVEIDGVFRLTAHRLVGDEIFLDEASVTATENAIMAAVLAEGTTVIRNAASEPHVQDLCHMLNQMGAQISGIGSNVLTIEGVERLSGTTFAIGSDYMEVGSFIGLAAVTRGDVVIENADPQHLRMTKLAFGKLGIYWEQEGRTIHVPAGQSLKVVPDLGGAIPKIDDAPWPGFPADLTSIMTVVATQAEGTILIHEKMFESRMFFVDKLIEMGARIILCDPHRAVVSGPSRLRGSELTSPDVRAGMAMVIAALCAEGESLIHNVYQIERGYEDLVERLQHLGARIRKES from the coding sequence ATGAGATACCGAATCGAAGGCGGCTTCCCGCTCAAAGGCACCATCCTCGCCAAGGGGAACAAGAACGCAGCACTCCCCTGTATCGCCGCCTGTCTCCTCACCGACGAAGAGGTGGTCCTCGAGAACGTGCCCGACATCCAGGACGTGAGGGTGATGCTCGACATCGTCCAGTACCTCGGCGTCCAGGTCACGCGCCTTCGTAAAGACTCCTACAGGCTCAAGACCACCGATATCGTCACCTCAGAAATCCCTCAAGAGAAGGCGAAGCTCATCCGGGCCTCCATCCTCTTCGCAGGCCCCCTCCTGGCCCGTACCGGGAAGGCAGTACTCTCACCCCCCGGCGGAGACGTGATCGGTCGAAGGAGGCTCGACACCCATTTCCTCGCCCTCTCCGCCCTGGGCGCCCGGGTGGAGATCGACGGCGTCTTCAGGCTCACGGCCCACAGACTGGTGGGGGACGAGATCTTCCTGGACGAGGCCTCGGTGACGGCCACCGAAAACGCCATCATGGCCGCCGTGCTCGCCGAAGGCACCACCGTGATACGGAACGCGGCGTCCGAGCCCCACGTACAGGACCTCTGCCACATGCTGAACCAGATGGGAGCGCAGATCTCGGGGATCGGTTCGAACGTCCTCACCATCGAAGGAGTGGAGCGCCTCTCGGGTACCACCTTCGCCATAGGGTCCGACTACATGGAAGTGGGTTCGTTCATCGGACTCGCGGCCGTCACCAGGGGCGATGTGGTCATAGAGAATGCAGACCCCCAGCACCTCAGGATGACCAAACTCGCCTTCGGGAAGCTCGGGATCTACTGGGAACAAGAGGGGCGCACCATCCACGTGCCGGCCGGGCAATCCCTCAAGGTGGTGCCCGATCTGGGAGGGGCCATTCCCAAGATAGACGATGCCCCGTGGCCCGGATTCCCGGCCGACCTCACGAGCATCATGACCGTGGTGGCCACCCAGGCCGAGGGAACCATCCTCATCCACGAGAAGATGTTCGAGTCACGCATGTTCTTCGTGGACAAACTCATCGAGATGGGCGCACGCATCATACTCTGCGACCCCCACCGCGCCGTGGTCTCAGGACCTTCACGGCTTCGGGGCTCCGAACTCACCTCGCCCGACGTACGGGCAGGGATGGCCATGGTGATCGCCGCCCTCTGTGCGGAAGGTGAGAGCCTCATCCACAACGTCTACCAGATAGAACGGGGATACGAGGATCTCGTGGAACGACTCCAGCATCTCGGGGCCCGCATCAGGAAAGAGTCGTAG
- a CDS encoding NAD-dependent epimerase/dehydratase family protein codes for MRFLVTGSAGFVGFHLVDLLLRKGHEVVGIDNLSPYYDVGLKKARLAEHGIVVGERGEGISSRIRDGYTFYFGDIRDSGFLETLLRRHGVERVIHLAAQAGVRYSLTHPEVYLQSNIEGFWVVLEASRRCGVERLVYASTSSVYGLNEKVPFSERDGVDHPVSLYAATKRSNELFAHVYSHIYGLPTIGLRFFTVYGPWGRPDMAYFSFTERILKGEPIEVFNHGRMERDFTYVEDVVEGVARVAEHPLPERRDWDPSDPRPDRSSAPFWVYNIGHGSPVGLMDFIRAIEEALGREARIVYREMQPGDVVATHASTESLEEAVGYHPSTPLSEGIRRFVAWYCSYYGIER; via the coding sequence ATGAGGTTTCTGGTGACAGGGAGTGCCGGTTTCGTGGGGTTCCATCTCGTGGATCTCCTCCTGCGGAAGGGACACGAGGTGGTGGGGATCGACAACCTCTCCCCCTATTATGACGTGGGGCTCAAGAAGGCGCGTCTTGCGGAGCACGGAATCGTGGTAGGCGAGCGGGGGGAAGGGATATCCTCGAGGATCCGCGATGGCTACACCTTCTACTTCGGAGACATTCGGGACAGCGGCTTCCTGGAGACCCTCCTCCGGCGTCACGGGGTGGAACGTGTCATCCACCTCGCGGCCCAGGCAGGGGTCCGGTATTCCCTCACCCATCCGGAGGTCTACCTGCAGAGCAACATCGAAGGGTTCTGGGTCGTGCTCGAGGCTTCGAGGCGCTGCGGAGTGGAGAGACTGGTGTACGCCAGTACGTCGAGCGTCTACGGGCTCAACGAGAAGGTCCCGTTCTCCGAGCGGGATGGGGTCGATCATCCGGTGAGCTTGTACGCGGCCACCAAGCGCTCGAACGAGCTCTTTGCACACGTCTACAGCCACATCTACGGCCTTCCCACCATAGGGCTCAGGTTCTTCACCGTCTACGGGCCCTGGGGACGTCCCGACATGGCCTACTTCTCTTTCACCGAGCGCATCCTCAAAGGCGAGCCCATAGAGGTCTTCAACCACGGTCGTATGGAGCGGGACTTCACCTATGTGGAAGACGTGGTGGAGGGAGTCGCGCGGGTGGCGGAGCATCCTCTCCCTGAGAGGCGGGACTGGGATCCGAGTGATCCCCGGCCCGACAGATCGTCGGCTCCCTTCTGGGTCTACAATATAGGCCACGGTTCGCCCGTGGGCCTCATGGACTTCATCAGAGCCATCGAGGAGGCGCTGGGTCGGGAGGCCAGGATCGTCTATCGTGAGATGCAACCCGGGGACGTGGTGGCCACCCATGCGAGTACGGAATCGCTCGAGGAGGCCGTGGGTTACCATCCCTCCACCCCGCTTTCGGAAGGGATCCGGCGGTTCGTGGCATGGTACTGTTCGTACTACGGAATCGAGCGGTGA